In a genomic window of Verrucomicrobiota bacterium:
- a CDS encoding AMP-binding protein, giving the protein MDRDCSLKAVPVRMAALTFFKFLKRAPLRLNSMRWGIFLRLLGVKVGKRVVFGGRVRWKFNGDPRRICIEDEVTFTGDIDLRNRENGSIVIERGCYFDQDLRLVAARESTIRIGRKTQVGLDLVINAGANVTLSENCLISSHVHINGSGHPTFRDQPICEQGYVQEPVVIGRDVWLANSVNVLMGTTIEEGVIVGANSVISGHFPAYSIVMGNPGRVVGQRLYKDPRRNRALAPQKAAPAKSPVQRRQFSSLQAAVAEIQALLLDLKIVRETPTPTARLRRDGLIDSLNWALLAEEISRRFGPVIAESAFLSPEFDSILDIAGHLVGHDEVHKTGGGTPLRIEEEPAHLFERLRRRGSAEPDKVILRFKPEQGEFLALTYGDLLQRAQRFAAYLRANRLEAGDRLGLVLPLSEDLFVAFAGCLQAGVVPSILSYPSAKVPFEIYARNHADIFSRVGFKGIFCSKDLAVHLGPMVPPATSILSGDGWRSQSRLEEFVPVSLDETVVVQHSSGTTGIQKGVAMSHRAICHQVSQYGRALELRTDDLIVSWLPLYHDMGFIACFLMPLLVGVPVVMVSPFEWITNPKLLFELCSRYRGTLAWMPNFAFELLAERVRPSQFTEIDLTSIRALVSCSEPVSASTWERFHQAFRELGLTLDKLWSCYAMAENVFAATQAAYHRVIHIDAAFLAQEGRVKLAKAGRGIVSQGKPIAQTRIRIMDEAGRERPEGVVGEISIQSDCLLKEYCRNPEATRTAFRDGWYLTGDLGFLWEEELYVTGRKKDLIIIAGRNFYPQDIEEIVGALAEVKSGRVVAFGSENSRTGTEDLVVVAERDSDGSVLSEAVEAEVKQAVFQKLECVVNHFVLKEPGWVMKTSSGKISRNECRSKYLSEHPGAEAA; this is encoded by the coding sequence ATGGATCGAGACTGCTCCTTGAAGGCTGTTCCCGTGCGCATGGCTGCCCTGACTTTCTTCAAGTTTCTCAAGCGAGCGCCACTGCGTCTGAATTCGATGCGGTGGGGAATTTTTTTGCGGCTGCTGGGAGTGAAAGTTGGAAAGCGAGTGGTCTTTGGTGGGCGAGTTCGCTGGAAATTCAACGGCGATCCGAGACGAATCTGCATCGAAGATGAGGTCACCTTCACGGGGGATATTGATCTGCGTAACCGCGAGAACGGGTCGATCGTCATCGAGCGCGGCTGCTATTTCGACCAGGATCTGAGGCTCGTAGCGGCGCGGGAATCGACGATCCGGATTGGCCGCAAGACCCAGGTTGGCCTCGACCTGGTGATCAACGCCGGGGCCAATGTCACTCTCAGTGAGAATTGTCTGATCTCCAGCCATGTTCACATCAATGGCTCGGGACACCCGACATTTCGGGATCAACCGATTTGTGAACAGGGCTACGTGCAAGAGCCGGTCGTGATCGGGCGCGACGTCTGGCTGGCCAATAGCGTCAATGTCTTGATGGGTACGACGATTGAAGAGGGTGTGATTGTCGGGGCTAATTCAGTTATTTCCGGGCACTTTCCTGCGTATTCCATCGTGATGGGGAATCCGGGCCGGGTCGTCGGTCAAAGACTCTACAAGGATCCGAGGCGCAACCGGGCGCTCGCGCCGCAGAAAGCTGCACCCGCGAAATCGCCTGTTCAGAGGCGTCAATTTTCGAGCCTTCAAGCTGCCGTCGCCGAAATCCAGGCGCTACTGCTGGACCTGAAGATCGTCCGTGAAACGCCGACGCCGACGGCGCGGCTGCGGCGCGACGGATTGATCGACAGTTTGAATTGGGCTTTGCTTGCCGAAGAAATTTCCAGGCGCTTTGGTCCGGTCATTGCGGAGAGCGCTTTTCTTTCACCGGAGTTCGACAGCATCCTCGATATTGCCGGCCATCTGGTGGGCCACGACGAAGTTCACAAGACAGGTGGTGGAACTCCGCTGCGCATCGAAGAGGAGCCAGCCCATTTGTTCGAGAGGCTCCGCAGGAGAGGGAGCGCGGAACCCGACAAAGTAATCCTTCGCTTCAAACCTGAGCAGGGCGAGTTCTTGGCGCTGACCTATGGCGATCTCCTGCAGCGGGCTCAAAGATTCGCCGCCTATCTTCGAGCAAACCGGCTGGAAGCCGGTGACAGGCTCGGTCTGGTGCTTCCGCTCTCCGAAGACTTGTTTGTCGCCTTCGCGGGTTGTCTCCAGGCGGGAGTTGTTCCCTCCATTCTCTCTTATCCGAGCGCCAAAGTTCCCTTCGAGATTTATGCCCGCAACCACGCCGATATTTTCTCGCGTGTTGGATTCAAGGGAATCTTTTGCTCCAAGGATCTCGCGGTCCACCTCGGACCGATGGTGCCGCCGGCCACAAGCATTCTCAGCGGCGATGGATGGCGCAGCCAATCGCGGTTGGAGGAGTTTGTTCCGGTGTCATTGGATGAAACAGTGGTCGTCCAACATTCTTCCGGCACGACCGGCATTCAGAAGGGTGTAGCCATGAGCCATCGCGCGATCTGCCACCAGGTGAGCCAGTATGGCCGCGCGCTCGAATTGCGGACAGACGATTTGATTGTGAGCTGGTTGCCGCTCTATCATGACATGGGATTCATCGCGTGCTTTCTCATGCCGTTGCTGGTGGGTGTGCCGGTCGTGATGGTTTCTCCCTTCGAGTGGATCACGAATCCGAAACTCCTCTTCGAGTTGTGCAGCCGCTACCGGGGGACCCTCGCGTGGATGCCCAACTTCGCTTTCGAATTGCTCGCCGAGAGAGTCCGGCCAAGTCAGTTCACAGAGATAGACCTGACCTCGATTCGCGCCTTGGTCAGTTGTTCCGAGCCCGTCTCTGCCAGCACCTGGGAACGATTTCATCAAGCATTCCGGGAACTGGGTTTGACTCTGGACAAACTGTGGAGCTGTTACGCGATGGCGGAGAATGTGTTCGCTGCGACCCAGGCTGCCTACCATAGAGTCATCCACATTGATGCCGCTTTCCTCGCGCAGGAGGGCCGGGTCAAACTCGCGAAAGCCGGACGCGGAATCGTGTCCCAAGGCAAGCCGATCGCACAGACAAGAATTCGCATTATGGATGAGGCGGGCAGGGAACGGCCCGAAGGCGTTGTCGGCGAGATCAGCATCCAGAGCGATTGCCTGCTCAAGGAGTACTGTCGCAATCCGGAAGCAACGCGGACCGCCTTCAGGGACGGCTGGTACTTGACCGGCGATTTGGGTTTTTTGTGGGAAGAGGAATTGTACGTCACGGGGCGCAAGAAGGACCTGATCATCATCGCCGGGCGGAATTTCTATCCGCAGGACATCGAGGAAATCGTCGGCGCACTGGCAGAAGTAAAATCCGGACGGGTTGTGGCTTTCGGCAGTGAGAACTCCAGAACCGGGACTGAAGATCTGGTCGTCGTGGCCGAGCGCGATAGCGACGGTTCCGTGTTGTCCGAGGCCGTAGAGGCCGAGGTCAAACAGGCAGTTTTTCAGAAACTGGAATGCGTCGTGAACCATTTCGTCTTGAAAGAACCCGGCTGGGTGATGAAGACAAGCAGCGGGAAAATAAGCCGCAATGAATGCCGATCTAAATATCTCAGCGAGCATCCAGGCGCGGAGGCGGCATGA